A single Chanos chanos chromosome 8, fChaCha1.1, whole genome shotgun sequence DNA region contains:
- the si:ch73-95l15.5 gene encoding uncharacterized protein si:ch73-95l15.5: protein MTSRKSSEGCRICGGDLQGNQRRWLFAAQHRRRGRPQTPTGSLSRGVLPSSAHSSPWGSTLSLSSSHSLSKSRTLPTTNKDLDLLSILTHILGQDVPRGGSQMDFICGKCASVLERVFKFDTVIARVRALSTERLQKLTLERDKIRQWVRSSFRRSNPGFGVKGSSSEDDWEAGGERGGSAFEGYREMLRDNMALSEFEWWSEKSNSCPHFKKTGKRCKKGKNCEGCDYLRVSDSDYESVCGVPRHLPDQAFSPLALSRDKSRSMPLHWSRAPSLSGSAISATGSTVSLHGPSRTNSVQSVDLVDGLDPFDWPEEQSFDFDIVLREMKNIGIKPLSSPAGSRIPVLGRRGQNGVDAGVSPRAGVVRVLSYGEEDGRMEVGLDGESEDMLTELRDEFLPLQRQVTRGRGHHAVRQLREQLEQAHSRIRVLEAKLKEETKPVTNGSSQPAYPAEFPRVNTENESELMRNMSRSLHSREKVIQECVTLISKFCSEVGAGTEETDKLVKSLLVNAQPDNKGVVDAQLVELREQEQEMRKELEMLRQAAADRERDLNTLNTVLQCNQDVINELRVELATRERDQKELLKEREAWRDRDQALAAVLRERDTLILHLKEKLQSSQKDVQALSDSVIGQGVSGGGAEAALARQLQEKDALLTAWLKEREEQGTIVKQEVSKLSTALEEAQTTLQDQRQNHAQAISALTDQLRQAQNQLKERAKQKREAEQAWRTEKREREETERTLNDSLLKRNELIEQILSDSEVRDSMLTELQHNIFSKLEPRTALKHTL from the exons ATGACCTCAAGGAAGAGCAGTGAGGGATGTAGAATATGTGGAGGGGACCTGCAGGGCAACCAGAGGCGATGGCTGTTTGCAGCTCAGCATAGGAGAAGAGGGAGGCCCCAAACCCCAACAGGGTCCTTATCCAGGGGAGTTCTCCCCAGTTCTGCCCACAGCAGCCCCTGGG gCAGTACCTTGTCACTGagctcctctcactctctctccaagtCGCGCACCCTCCCCACCACCAATAAAGACCTGGATCTGCTTTCAATACTGACACATATCTTAGGGCAGGATGTGCCCAGAGGTGGCAGCCAAATGGATTTCATATGTGGTAAATGTGCGTCTGTGCTGGAGCGAGTGTTTAAGTTTGACACTGTCATTGCCAGAGTTAGAGCCCTGTCCACAGAGAGACTTCAGAAGCTCACCCTAGAGAGAGATAAGATAAGACAGTGGGTCCGCAGCTCGTTCAGACGGTCTAACCCAGGCTTTGGGGTGAAGGGAAGCTCCAGTGAAGATGACTGGgaggcaggaggagagagaggaggatctgCATTTGAGGGCTACAGAGAAATGCTTAGAGACAACATGGCACTGTCCGAGTTTGAGTGGTGGTCTGAAAAATCCAATTCATGCCCACATTTTAAGAAAACGGGTAAAAGAtgcaaaaaggggaaaaactgCGAGGGGTGTGACTACCTACGAGTGTCAGACTCTGACtatgaatctgtgtgtggtgttccTCGTCACCTTCCCGACCAAGCTTTCTCCCCATTGGCCCTGTCTAGGGATAAGTCCCGCAGCATGCCTCTTCATTGGTCAAGAGCACCGTCGCTCAGCGGTAGTGCTATTTCTGCAACTGGTTCAACTGTCTCATTACATGGGCCATCTCGTACTAACTCTGTCCAGTCAGTGGATTTAGTTGACGGCCTCGATCCATTTGATTGGCCAGAGGAGCAGTCCTTTGACTTCGATATAGTTCTTCGAGAGATGAAAAACATTGGGATAAAGCCACTGAGTTCACCTGCAGGAAGTCGCATCCCGGTTTTGGGCAGGAGAGGGCAAAATGGTGTCGATGCAGGCGTGTCACCCAGGGCGGGTGTAGTTAGGGTGCTGAGTTACGGAGAGGAGGATGGGAGGATGGAAGTTGGGTTGGACGGAGAGAGTGAAGACATGCTGACCGAACTGAGAGACGAGTTCCTTCCTCTTCAGAGACAG GTCACCAGAGGCAGAGGGCACCATGCGGTTAGACAATTACGTGAACAGCTGGAACAAGCTCATTCCCGCATCAGGGTCCTGGAAGCAAAGCTAAAGGAGGAGACCAAACCTGTCACAAATGGTTCCAGTCAGCCAGCTTACCCTGCAGAG TTTCCGCgggtaaacacagagaatgagagtgaacTAATGCGTAACATGAGTCGGTCGCttcacagcagagagaaagtcaTCCAG gaATGCGTTACTTTGATCAGTAAATTCTGTTCAGAAGTGGGGGCAGGAACTGAGGAGACAGATAAACTGGTGAAAAGTTTGCTGGTAAATGCACAACCTGACAACAAG gGTGTGGTGGATGCACAGCTGGTGGAgctgagagagcaagagcaggAGATGAGGAAGGAGTTGGAGATGTTGAGGCAGGCTGcagcagacagggagagagacctGAACACACTTAACACCGTTCTACAGTGCAACCAGGATGTCATCAAT GAGCTGCGTGTGGAGCTGGCAACGCGAGAACGAGACCAGAAGGAGCTGCTGAAAGAAAGGGAGGCGTGGAGAGACCGAGACCAGGCCTTGGCAGCCGTGCTTCGTGAGAGGGACACACTCATCCTCCATCTGAAAGAGAAACTACAGAGCTCCCAGAAAGATGTGCAG GCCCTTTCAGACTCTGTGATAGGCCAGGGGGTATCAGGGGGTGGAGCAGAAGCTGCTCTGGCCAGACAGCTGCAAGAAAAAGATGCTCTGTTGACAGCATGGctcaaagagagggaagagcaAGGCACCATTGTAAAACAGGAGGTGTCTAAGCTCTCCACAGCCCTGGAGGAGGCACAGACAACGCTTCAG GACCAAAGACAGAATCATGCACAGGCCATCTCTGCACTAACAGACCAACTCAGACAGGCACAGAATCaactgaaggagagagcaaaacaaaagagagaggctgAGCAAGCATGGAGAACTGAGAaacgtgagagagaggaaacagagagaacgtTAAATGACAGTCTGCTGAAGAGGAATGAGCTTATAGAG CAAATCCTTTCAGATTCAGAGGTGCGTGATAGCATGCTGACAGAGCTGCAGCACAACATTTTCAGCAAACTGGAACCAAGGACTGCCCTGAAACACACTCTGTAA
- the LOC115819509 gene encoding lysosomal thioesterase PPT2-like, which translates to MKNFELLCLAFFCTTCMYVSVAGYRPVIIVHGILDSPKQLSGLARFIAKSHPGTEVIPVNMFNYLASFKRLWKQVESIKRFVYPIMQKAKDGVHLICFSQGGLICRGILATLPTHNVHSLICLSSPLAGQYGDTSYLRHFFPRYIKPRVHRICYNPLGQRISVCNYWKDPHQENRYLKGNNYLPLLNGERAHSNILSWKRNFLRIKKLVLIGGPDDGVITPWQSSLFGFYDSNENVVDMKHQNWYLKDTFGLKTLDANGGLHQCVFSGVRHTSWHSNFTVFRDCIEPWLT; encoded by the exons ATGAAGAACTTCGAACTGCTCTGCCTCGCGTTTTTCTGCACAACTTGTATGTACGTTTCTGTGGCAGGATACCGACCTGTAATTATTGTTCATGGGATACTTGATAGTCCCAAACAGCTCTCAGGTTTGGCGAGATTTATCGCTAAG TCTCACCCAGGCACTGAAGTGATACcagtgaacatgtttaactACCTGGCCAGTTTCAAAAGACTGTGGAAACAGGTAGAGAGCATCAAAAGGTTTGTCTACCCTATCATGCAAAAGGCCAAAGATGGAGTCCATCTCATCTGCTTCTCACAAG GAGGACTGATATGTCGTGGGATTCTTGCCACTCTTCCCACCCACAACGTTCACAGCCTGATCTGCCTGTCCTCACCCCTCGCTGGGCAGTATGGAG ACACCAGTTATCTCAGACACTTCTTCCCCCGTTACATCAAACCAAGAGTCCATCGCATCTGTTACAATCCTTTGGGACAGAGAATATCAGTCTGCAACTACTGGAAAG ATCCACACCAAGAGAATAGGTATCTTAAGGGCAATAATTACCTTCCCCTGCTGAATGGTGAGAGAgcacattcaaatattttat CGTGGAAGAGGAACTTCCTGCGCATTAAGAAACTGGTGTTGATTGGAGGGCCAGATGATGGAGTCATTACACCATGGCAGTCCAG TCTCTTTGGATTTtatgattcaaatgaaaatgttgttGATATGAAGCATCAGAAT TGGTACCTTAAGGACACGTTTGGACTGAAAACACTGGATGCTAATGGAGGCCTGCaccagtgtgttttttctggAGTTCGTCATACCTCCTGGCATTCAAACTTCACTGTGTTTAGGGACTGCATTGAACCCTGGCTTACATAA